The following is a genomic window from Carassius gibelio isolate Cgi1373 ecotype wild population from Czech Republic chromosome B20, carGib1.2-hapl.c, whole genome shotgun sequence.
AAGTTATTTGGTTTGAATGATCTTAACAAGTAATTTTAAACATGATTATGTCGCTTAATTACTGAAACGAGAACATACTGTAGGCTAACAACATAGATATAGTAcaacatttaaacacatataaGGTTTTCTTTACCATAGGTTTTGCTATTTTGTCATATTACAGAGGGGAGACTCGAGCCTTTACAAATGGGCTACATCTCAATCTCTGCAATAATTGAGGAAATATTGAATAGCTGTTCAAACTCATGTTTAATGTGATAAAATGATGTAAATTAACCTAGACAATACAAAAAAAGGAACAACTGGAAAAATGGAGAGGAAACATTGTATCTTACATTCAATGAGTTACAGCACATTCATCAGGGATGAATCTTTATTGAacactttaaatgtgaaaattaattttaagcTTTTCTGAAACCATGGATAGAATAAAGCATAAATGATGGGATTAATGGTGGAGTTCAGGaagaaaaatattacagcaacatTTCTGACATAAAACAAGTCAGCATTACTGTATGGAATCACTAAAGAACAAATATAATGTGGCAGTAAACACATAAGAAACACAATGACTAGAATCCCCAGCAGTATCGCAGCTTTTCGCTCTGATTTGTCACTGACTCTGTTTTTGGAGGATCCTGTGCTGTTGTGAACCTGAAGGGCTCTTATAGCAGTCGCATGTCTCTTAGCAATGATAAAAACATgagtgtataatattataatgagtgTACATGGTATAAGAAGCACAATTAGAAGATCAATGAGAGATGAAACTCCATCCATAAAATAAACACATGTTCCTGGACACATGACATTAGTGAAGTTTCCATTAACAAACAGAAGAGTGAAGTTATAAATGAGTGAAAACAACCAGTTAAATAAAGTCGTTATGCAGATCACAGTGGGTGAGATTTTCTCTGAGTAAAGAAAAGGAGAA
Proteins encoded in this region:
- the LOC127984168 gene encoding trace amine-associated receptor 13c-like, which encodes MNLTAMNQSNMCQEFSCPERSVSLSVYVILYVAAAAVSLLTVCGNLLVIISVSHFKQLHTPANILILSLAVSDLLVGVFVMPLHLSWLIESCWTSGPVMCSALKIVNFQATSVSVHTVALIAVDRFLALSSPFLYSEKISPTVICITTLFNWLFSLIYNFTLLFVNGNFTNVMCPGTCVYFMDGVSSLIDLLIVLLIPCTLIIILYTHVFIIAKRHATAIRALQVHNSTGSSKNRVSDKSERKAAILLGILVIVFLMCLLPHYICSLVIPYSNADLFYVRNVAVIFFFLNSTINPIIYALFYPWFQKSLKLIFTFKVFNKDSSLMNVL